Part of the Zingiber officinale cultivar Zhangliang chromosome 8A, Zo_v1.1, whole genome shotgun sequence genome, GGTGTTCCACGGCATATGGAAGAAAGGGATAGATTTTCAGTTCTCTCTAGGTATCTGTTTCAACAAGTCCATTTGGTTCTGTTCTCAGTGGGTAACCATCATGAGTCTTTCGTAAATTCTAATTCTACTATGCATCAGTTCTAGGTACTGCTTGGTTGCAAGTAAGCAGATGGTAGGCATATTTCTGACAATTTGGGTGCAAAGTGAAATTAGAAGCAACATAAAGAACTTGAAGGTATCCTGCGTCGGGAGGGGATTAATGGGCTATCTTGGAAACAAGGTAATTGCTTTAGTTCACATTTTGTCTCATATTTTAGAAAACACATGCTACATTCTGTGTTAGAAGTGAAATCTTTGTCCTACACCTTCCATTTATCTGAAAAACATTTGTAACTATTTTTTTCCCCTCTTTTCTAACATCTATGTAATCCTTACTCAGCTTGTCCTAATAGAATGTTCACCTCTACCTGTAGGGTTCAATCGCAATTAGCATGTTATTGCACCGAACAAGCTTTTGCTTCATCTGTACTCACCTAACCTCGGGAGAGAAAGAAGGGGATGAACTACGGAGGAACTCAGACGTGATTGAGATATTAAGGAAAACAAAATTTCCTCGGGTGCACAAAGCATTCAACGAAATGTCTCCTGAAACAATCCTTGATCATGAGTAAGATTGATGTTCACAATTTGCTATCTTATTTGCTCATATTTCTCTGATATTAACAAAAGGAATGAATCTATGATCATAATTCtctcatttcttttcttttgttagtCGCATCATGTGGCTTGGTGACTTGAACTACCGTATTGCTCTATCATATCAGTTAGCCAAAGCACTAGTTGAGATGCACAACTGGAGAGCATTATTGGAAAAGGATCAGGTGGTTTGTCCATCCTTTTCTAAGTATCATTTAAATGTTGTGATAACTGCCTAATGTTTCTCCGTGTTGCTTTTGACATATAGATTTTTCAAAAGTATGTAAATCTCTTGGGGCATTAAGAACATAATGCTTTTCTAGATGCTCCCCAAAGAGGCAATCCCTTGTGGCATAGGGAAAAGCCAAGATTCTTCTATTCTTCTTTATGTTCTCTCAAACTACTATACTAGTCCCAAACTCTAATTATTTTTCCCTTCAAGAATAGCTTCGGATAGAGCAAAGGTGTGGACGAGTTTTTGAAGGATGGAAGGAAGGAGGAATATTCTTTCCTCCCACCTACAAATATTCAAACAACTCCGACAGATATGCTGGTGCAGACATGCATCGAAAAGAGAAGAGGCGAACACCTGCTTGGTAGAGTCCTAAAAAATGCACTTTTTCTTAAATTGGTCTAACTCTAAATAATATTGTTCTCTTTTTTTGATCTAGGTGTGACCGTATCTTGTGGTATGGCCAAGGTCTTACTCAGCTAGCTTATTTACACGGAGAGTCTAGATTTTCGGATCATAGACCAGTATACAGTATTTTCAATGCAGAGGTTGAAATAATAAATTGCAACAGAATCAAGAGCATGGGTTGTAGCTCTCGAATAGAGGTGGAAGAGCTACTACCATACTCACATGGTTTCacagagaattattattgaagtgTCTGCGCAAATTCTAAACCAAGGTCCTAGGCCTTTTCCTGTATTTATTGACCTTCTCTCCTATGCATAAATCAGAGTGAAACATCTGATACTGATGATCAGTTTACCTTTTAAGTGTTATTTATCTTAAACGAATGCAGGGTTGTTCTGCACTCAGGCCCCAACAATGAGCTTCCAAATATGTGGACCCAGTATCAAGCAAAGAAAATAGGTGcttattttttataattcaaCAGATCAAAACTCAGAATTACATAATGATTTCTTTTGTTTATATTCGAAAAGTTGACATTACCTCGTCCAACAACCATATTTTACAAACTACTTTAAAGGTAAGTATTTGATCTTTTGTTTGATCTTATCTGAAAAAACTAGTGTCAGCAGTATTTACTAAGTTCATTTTGCTTGTTGGACGACCAGGAAACATAGACATGTTTCAGACACAGGATAACCAGATTTAGCTGACCAAAGATGAGCAAATAAATATCACTACAAGTGCCTTTCGCAAAAGACATCAGCCACTCAGGAACTGCCAAGCTTGTTTGTTAGTATTGTCCAAGTTTTGATGTCTGGAAGAGTGttgggaatttttttttttccttataggATTAAGACTATTGTGGAGACACTCATTGTCATTTGGATAAAGGAATGTATCACTTGTGTTCATAGAGCATACTTGGGGAGTTGACTGAAGAAGTTTTTGTCATTGATGATCAATGCGGTTGTTTTCTTTTGCtgttgcttcttttttttttaattggaaTAGCAAAAGCATGAAGATGATGTGACAGATTTAGTTGGCATAGTTGAGGACATCAGCTTTGGGAACCTTAAAAAATTGTCTGGAGGAATAGGAAATCTGTATTAAATTGGAGTGTGGTGCTTTTTTGACCTTACCTCATGATACGGTAGAATGGTCAAGAGTTGGGTACCCGACAAAACAAACGGTAAAAACTGAAATGTAGATGAAGAAAGGGGAAAATATAAAAGCTTTTTTTAGTCAGCAAGCAAACGCTCtctttgagaaaaaaaatacatatcTAAAAGTCCATGAGGATCTTAAACAGTAAGCTAAAaggtaaaaaatatatatatatatatatacaaaacagATAAAAAAAATAGGGAAATAAAATGGAAGATGAGAGTTTCTTTTAGGTAAAAAGGAGATTCTTCGCTTTCCTTTTATGTTCAAACAGCAGTACCTTAATCTTACGCGAGTTTACGTAGATGGCCGAGGAAGTCTTCTGGTGAGCTCAGGCACCCACTGCTGCACACTTCATTACGACTTTACACCTCCAAATTGACTAACGAAATAACCTCGGACGACTAAAGTGCAGACACTGCAACTCATACAAAAAAAAGACTAAGTGTACATCGGCAAGGTAAGTAGTTAATTTCTTGTACGAAGTCACGAAGAGTGACGACGACGTCAAGCTGCTTGCTCAGGGAGCGAGGCGAGGTGTCGCACGTACGTAACGCGCAGAGCCAAGCGATCGCGATTTTGGTGCAAGAGTAGCAACTTTTGGATGGTTTCAGTCTTTCAGACAGGGCTTCTTCAAATGTGAAGTCGGCACGGAGACTTAAGACAAAAAATTGTCGttgaaaaatattcttttttttaaaattatttttgacgtCATGATCTACGAGTTTCCCTGACATGCATGAATCATATATGTGGCGTGTGTATCAAGTTGTCAGACGCACTGTGCTGGACACCTTTCAGTGTTACGAGAAATACCTTTCCTACAGTAAGAAATAATGAAGGATCTCTCGACCTTTGTGTCTTAGCATAGGCCATCCGTCATGACTGCATCCAACAGTCATGGAacggtatttttttttttgttagaaacTCAGGTGTCCCACGGCCTGTGGGCCCGTGTCTACTGCCAAAGACTACGGAGTACAATCGGCCCGGTCCTTAACAAGCCCTCGCTGGGCCAGATGCTGCTGCGAAATCTAATAAATCATAATGAAAGATTGAGCACAATGGTCAACGTAGACGGCCGACTAAAAATCTAATTGTCCGAAGAACTTCCGTTTCTTTTGACACCcatcaaggaaaaaaaaaaatcagatggAACAATCCAAGGCCGTGGAATTTCCGCTCGTCACTCTCCGGCCGTTCGTTCTCGCCGATTCCGACGCCCTGATGACGTGGGCCTCCGACGCCCGCGTCACCCTCTTCCAGCGCCGCCACCCGCTCACCGCCATCGACGACGCCCGCCGCTACATCGCCAACCACATCCTCCCCCACCCCTTCTACCGCGCCATCTGCCTCGGCGCCAGCGGCCGCCCCGTCGGCTCCATCTCGGTCCAGCGGTCCAACGAGCCACACCGGGCCTCCGTGGGCTACCGCGTGGCCCAAGATTTCTGGGGCCGCGGGATCGCCACGGCCGCGCTCAGGGCGGTGACGCCGGCCGTGTTCGAGGCTTGGCCGGAGCTGGAAAGGCTGGAGGCGGTGGCGGACGTGGAGAACCCGGCGTCTCAGCGGGTGCTGGAGAAGGCCGGGTTCCACAGGGAGGGCGTGTTGCGGAAGTACGTGATGTTGAAGGGCGAGAGCAGGGACATGGTGATGTACAGCTTCTTGGCTAGCGATCTCTCCAAGCTCTGCTCTGATGCCAGAGTGAATCATGCACCTGGAACATTATAGAATTTTATTCGGTTTGGCGAATAAAATCTTATTGACTTTTGTGTTCGTCCTTGATTTGGGAACAATCACTAGACATTTTACACTCTTAAGGCCCTTTTCAAAATTGTCGGATCTTAGTATTAATCTCAACCTCTAATTGGTCTATCGTCAGGATTAGTTATACTTAAATCCAATTAATTATAGTTAAGATAACAAAAaggataaatatatatattatatgaatcactttttttttttgataataatgaaaaaatacgaggcttttttattttattttattttgtgcttaaaaatatttaaaatacgcTGACTTTTCCTGCTGGGACACAATCCGATTATAATTCGTCGATCAATTTGCCAATTCGACGGCGATGGCGAGGGAAATAAACTAGAAGTGAAACGCTCCAAAAATATTAATGCGCgatcggaaaaataaaataaaataaaaaaaccgGAAAATCTAGTCGTTTAAAATGTCTCGAAAGCACGGTAACCACCCCAATCTCCTCCACGGACCTATTCGCCCCTGCGAGCTCCCCCCTCTTCGTCTCCGCCTCGATCTCGCCTCTCCAACCCTAATCCGACCGCGAAGATCCATTCGCCGCCCTCAATTTCTGTCCCCATTCCGCTCCGATTTCTCGAGAACCCCATCTCAGTTTGAGGTATGCCGGATCCTGCTCTTCCGATCCGCTGCTTCCTTGGGGGTTTCGATCTTTCATTCCTTTTTTGTCATATTACTCTTGTTCTAGGGTAAGAGTCGCGTTCCTCTTTCGTCTGCATCCCATCGGGATTCGTGGGGAGTCAGCATCCCTTATTCTTTGTCTCTCGGCGCGGTTTATCGCCTTGGGTTCGCAGTGATTGTTGTTAGGTGGAGGATTAGGGTTTTTTTGGCATGACCTCGATGGAGAAGGAGAGGATCGCGGTGAAGAAGATTAAAGGAAATGGAGTCTTAGCTATGAAAAAGGCTGATGAATCGATTAGGGAGAAAAAACGGAGATTGATTTTGAGTGATTCCGAGTCGGACTCGGATGATTTTTTGGTTTCTTCAATTCAGGCGGATCGCGGAGGGGCTCAAAATGGAGACATCTCGGTCCGCGGTGAAGGCAATGAGGTGGATCCGATGAAGGAAAAGGCGGACGCGGACAACAGAAAAAAAGATTTGAGGTCAGATGTCGTAAAACAAAATGAAGATGTCGCAGTTACTGATAAGAAAGGAGTTGCTGAGGCAGAGCTCGCCAGAAAGAGCATGCGAGAATCAGCCGATGCTGAGTTTCCTTCAACAAAATTGAAAGAGTCTTGGGAACTAGAAAGAAGGAAACGATCTCTAATTGGAGGTAGCGAAGCCAAAACTTCTATTTCACACACTGTGGATGATGAAACAAGAATAAATGAAGACGAAGATGTTGGTTCTAAAACCCTAATCCCTGCGCAAAGGAAGAAGGGTGGGGTGATAGAGAACCAAGCACTGTCAAATTCACAAAAAAATGGAAAGCTGGCAACTGAAAAGCTCAAGTTGATAGAATCATCAGAAAACGTGAGACTTCATATGACGGATAGAAGAAGCAATGCTGCTGGCGACAGGAGAGCAAAGATTGGGATTTCACGATCCAAAGATGGGATACTGATGGAGGAAAGGAAAGCTGGTGTCTTGAGAGTTCTACCAAGTAATAAGAAAGTAGATGGGCTTGAGAACCATTCGAAAAGGAAATACGAGGACATCTCTACAGACATAAACGCAAGTAGTGTTGCTACCTATGGCGCAGTAAAACAACCATCTCTTTCCCATTGTAGAAGGTTTGATGGTAATTCAAGCCTAGGGGCTACAGTCAGTAGAAATGAAACGAGGAAGCCAAAAAAAGACGTCCTTGAAAAAAGTGAATTCAGTGAGCCAGAAACAGAACAGAAGATTGTTTCTCCTAAAAGAGAAACCAAGGATAGAACTGATATTTCAAAAAGCGAGACTGGTTTGAGAACAAAGAGCAGCTGCAGGGCAGGAACTTCTTTTAAGACAAAACAATTTTCCAAGGATGCAACTGTATCTCGCAGTACTGAGAAGCAAAAACTTAGAGATCAGATAAAAGGCATACTTCTTAATGCTGGTTGGACAATAGATCTGAGACCGAGAAGAGGCAGAAAGTACGAGGATTCTGTTTACATACCTCCTGAAGGCCATGGTGGTTATTGGTCAATCACAAAAGCTTATGCAGTGTATCAGGAACGACTAAACAGAAAGGGTAATGTGGAAGGCGAGATCTCCCGTAGTGGAAACTCTAGAACACCTTCTACATGTAACTCAATTGTACCTCTGGAGTCCCTTGATTTACTGAAGAGAGTTGTTGTTAACAAGAGAAGAAGGGCAGAAGAGTCAGAAGATGATGAAAAAAACAAAAGGAACAAGGTGAAGAGAAAATATGACAAGAGACATTTTATAGATCAGGATACAAAGGGTAAGCTGGCTTCGAACTCAATGTTTTCTGTTAGTACCACATCTCGCAAGAATCTTCACCAACGGAGAAGCAAACAGAGAGGACGTGCCCTGTTGGTTCGTGGTAGTAACCAGGAATCAGAAGCTGACGATGATGATTATGTACCATATGTCTGGAAAAGGACAGTTCTTTCATGGATGATAGATATGGGTGTCTTGCCTATAAATGGAAAAGTGAAGTATATGAACCAGCTAAAGACAAAAACAAAGTTGAAAGGCCAAATAACTCGGCAAGGAATTAATTGTAGCTGTTGCAGTAAAAGTTTTCCTGTATCCAAGTTTGAGCTTCATGCTGGTAGCAGAGTTGTGCAGCTGCAGCCGATGCAAAATATATTTTTGGAGGATGGAGAAACATCCCTGTTCAATTGTCAGATTGAGGCATGGAAAAAGCAGGATGAATCTGAAAGGAGAGGATTCTACACTATCGATGTAACAGGTGATGATCCCAATGATGATACTTGTGGTATCTGCAGTGATGGTGGGTCCTTGATCTGTTGTGATGGTTGCCCGTCAACATTTCATCTGAGTTGTTTGGGCATTGAGGTGCGTCACATGGAATATCACTTAATTTTTGGAACTTCTTATCATATTTCTTTCATATGACAAATATAAAGGTGGTAGAAATGGATATCATTACCCTTTTTTTTTTCATACACGCATATTCTTTCATCTCCATGGCCATTATATTGGCGGATTCTAAAAAGAATGTTGATGGAAAAGTCTTTTTGCAAAATCATCGATTTCTATTACCACCGCCAAGGTTTAAGTTTTGTAACTTTCCTGGTTATTTCATATGCATGAATCCACCTCTTTTTGCTGAATTTTCTCTCATTGTAAGTTCAGTCCTAATATCTTTGTCCTTTGGTTTCATTATTCGTGGTGTTTCACTttcgttgtattttgtttccagAAGCTTCCTCCTGGAGATTGGCACTGTACAAACTGCTGTTGCAGGTATTGTGGGAGGATCTCTACTGATCCCAGTGGAGAATCTGATGCAACAGTTTCCTTAATTCTTTCTTGCCACCAGTGTGAGGCAAAATGTATGAATCCTTAAGTTACTTTCCAAATACATTGTCTCCATGTTTTCTAGAATTCTTGGCGTCACATATATTTGATTTTGCAGACCATGAAGATTGCATTCCCGACAAAGAATCTATTTCTGCCACTTCCAAGAAGTCAACAATTTCTTTTTGTGGTCAAAGTTGTAGAAAGGTACAAATGGATCCTTTTTTGGTTTTGTTTGACCATCTCATGTGAGTTCAAGTTCAATTATCTCCCTTGTtggattttttaaattattcctAGAATAGTTTAGATAAATCAACTTACCAAGTTTTTGTGTGCTTTTTTGATAACTTTGTTACATCAAATGCCTATTTCCATGTGTTTTGATGCATGCCATATCTTTGTTTGGGCGAAAAATATATTGTGATATCATGGTTTGGTTTCATTTCATGCACATTGAGTTATATTGTATTAGGAACAAACATGGGATGGATTTGATATACTAGAAGGTTGTTAGATAAGCATATGATGTTTCTTCCATTTGTAAGAATTCACTTTTTCTGAATAATGCATATGAATTCCTTCTAGTCCCATTTTGTCTTGAAGTAAACATATTTCATGATCAAAACATGGGATCATCCTTGTATGTGAAGGCTAGTGTATTAGTATCCTTATGCTTCTTAAGTGGAGAAACGTCCATAGAATATCTgtttgtaaataaattttatattgcaGATCTTTGCAGACTATTATGTTCAAGATGTAGGAACCtaggaaaaaaaattatcttcTTAATATTTAGGTATTAGTTGATTTTCTTACTGAAGGTTTCAAAGCACAATGTTCATGTATTGTGAcaggttttaaattttgaataatttgtctAAGATCCATTTAGATGACCCAAATAATTGGGATTAACATGGCTCAATCATGATGCTGATCAGGTTCAATTTCTTGGATGCTATCATCTATTCTTTAGGCACTAAGTAAAACATTGACTTTTCTTGCGAGGAACAatcattcaaaaattcaaaatctttAAGTAGCAAAAGTTATGAAGATGATTTTTTAAAGTCTTCTAAAGCTTAAATCTTGAAGTCTTGACTGTCAAAATATGTGTTTCTTTTGGTCCAAGCAGAGTTACAGTAATTCTAATTACTGCAGATTTTCAGAGGATTACAGAAGATTCTTGGGACTAAAAATGAGATTGAAGCAGGATTCTCATGGAGTATTGTTAGACGTTTTGACGAGGATTCCTCTATATCCCCAATAAGGTCACGCCAGATGGTTGAATGCAATTCAATGATTGCTGTTTCCCTTGCAGTTATGGATGAGTGCTTTCTTCCAATTGTTGACCAGAGAAGTGGCATTAACCTTATTCATAATGTTGTGTACAATTGTGGGTAAGtgtctatcataattttttttttctgaacttCACACACTATTTGTTAACTAACAATGGCCTATATATATTTCTGGGTAAGGGGTCTGAAGATATTGTCAATATCCTGGAACAACCAGATTGAGATCAGAGTGGACTAAGTTTCCGCTGTTGGAGATGATCCAGAATGGAACTTATATTAACTTGAAGTTCCTTTTATACTATTTTCGCTGACTCTTTATCTTTCCTATTAATGACTTTCTAATGCTCTCGCTGAGTCTTTATTTTCCCTGCTCTCGCTGACTCTTTATCTTCCTAGTGTATATTTGGATGTAGATTTATGGATTAATTGCGAATTATTTATGGATGTAGATTGGGGGCCTGTCTAAGAAAAGAGGGCATTGATCCAGGGCCAAATGGATCAGGCTCACCCAATTGGCATAATGGGCCTATCTTTGGTTGGTGAAATCTAGATGGGGCGTGCCTCCGACCGGCTTGAGTCTGTAGAGAGGCATCTTATACCAATCTGGGCGTCACATAACCGGTCAGAAGGCTACATCCAACCGGTTAACACACGGTCGAGAGGACCAATGGATATCCATTATGTAGGAGCGAGGAGTATCTGGCCTAGAAACACCCGATCGAGAGTGGTGCCTCAGCCAGGCGATGCCCAATCGAACAAACCTATGGGGAGTCAATTGGGCAAGGTCCGATTGGTTGGATCAGACAAGCCATACACTGACCAGTTAGAAGTTTGCTTCTCCTATCGCGGCTGATTAGGGTAAGTTATCTTCATCTTTACTTTGACCTCCATCCAAGCGCATATCTTGACGGGGGACATGTGGAGGCTCCTCCTATTCCGACACATCACAAGCCTCCTTGTCAAGTTCAGTCGAAGGAGGTGGAAGCCCGATCGACTGGATGAGTCGAGTTAGTCAAGGGTCACCTCAATGATGCCATGCGGGAGGGGTGTAAATCTCTTGTATTTATGAGAAACATGTGTTGAGAGATTGTGTATTAATGAGGCGTCAACTAATCATAGGTCATGGATTGGGCGTAGGGCATGTCGTCGATGTTCTTTTCCAAAGTCGCGTCGGATTATGTGATTGGATGGAATAATTGTGTTTAACTAGGGTAATGATTTGCAAggattttcttaatttttgtGCCCGATGGGATGACATAGAAACAATCCCGCCTCTTTTCCTGTTTATTCGTCTTCTGCCTTGCTCCTACTTCAGGCCACTGCGCCCGACGATCTTTCGTAATTCCCCTCCGTTTGCCTTTTGATCCTTTTTTCGTCCTTAATCCATGGCCCATGGCCACCTTCTCTCTCCCAATATAAGTGGACTCATTCGTCCCTCACCGGAGAGGTCTGCACCGAAATGCGGCTATCCTTCGACATTTCAACTGACCATTAGATTCATATACTGAATACGGATCAAGTGCCATACATGCCTCCACTGGATTTCCTCACCTTTTCCGTTCAATTAGAAAGTGGTCTTCGTTTTCCAACCCCTGAATTTTTAGGGAAGTATTGGAGTATTTTTAGATTCCTCTCCATCAGTTAGCTCCAAATGCTTTTAAGATCCTAAGCAGGAAAGCAGTGATCTTCAGACTTTACCAAATATGCCCctcattttttttcattatttttatcatCCAAAATGGACGCAGCTTGGGGCTTTCCACTTCATGGCCTTGGACGAGTTTCCCTCGTCTCACAAGGGGTGGAAAAGTCAGTTTTTTTACATAAAGCCACCAACTCCCTTTATTTTCTTGATCGGCTAGCAAGTAGAACTGCCAAACCCACTGTCACTCAGACGATACAAGAAGGATTCCGAGTATAGGAGGGCCCTGGAGCTGCTGACCAACATGTGCTTCAATGCGATCAAGATAATTGAGAACGAGAGCTTATCGTACCGTGCTTGACTGAGCTCGAATGTCGCCGATCTAGAGATGTCGCTCAGTAAATCCTACAGTATACCTTCCTTCTGTGAATAATAATGGTCCTTTTTTGATGTAGGTGTCACCATGTTGAATTTTTCGATAAACAAGCAAGTGAAGTGGGATCGAGCAACCTTACAAGCACTCCTGATGCCGGAAGTTTCTGAAGATACTGCAAACGACGCAGAGAGTGAAGCTGAGATGCCTCCCTCCCAATCTCCGATGGGTATCGGATTTGAGGGAGAATCGTCTAGCTGAGTGGGGGAAATCAGGGAGAGTTCCCAAGAAGCACTCGGTCGTTTGGTTGGATCCGTGGAAGCTGTGCCACCATCTCCTCATCTCTCGGATGTGACAATGGAGACCCTACTTCAATCTATTGAGGCAATGTTGTCATTCGAGGAGATCGTCGAAGGTACTGAAGAGACTGCCTCAGTGTCTACCCCTCAAGCTCCTGCTCAACAGAAGAAACGCAAGCACCGAGCGCCTTCTAGTCGGAGGGACACGACAGCCGAGCCACATGCCCT contains:
- the LOC122012214 gene encoding uncharacterized protein LOC122012214 isoform X1, producing MTSMEKERIAVKKIKGNGVLAMKKADESIREKKRRLILSDSESDSDDFLVSSIQADRGGAQNGDISVRGEGNEVDPMKEKADADNRKKDLRSDVVKQNEDVAVTDKKGVAEAELARKSMRESADAEFPSTKLKESWELERRKRSLIGGSEAKTSISHTVDDETRINEDEDVGSKTLIPAQRKKGGVIENQALSNSQKNGKLATEKLKLIESSENVRLHMTDRRSNAAGDRRAKIGISRSKDGILMEERKAGVLRVLPSNKKVDGLENHSKRKYEDISTDINASSVATYGAVKQPSLSHCRRFDGNSSLGATVSRNETRKPKKDVLEKSEFSEPETEQKIVSPKRETKDRTDISKSETGLRTKSSCRAGTSFKTKQFSKDATVSRSTEKQKLRDQIKGILLNAGWTIDLRPRRGRKYEDSVYIPPEGHGGYWSITKAYAVYQERLNRKGNVEGEISRSGNSRTPSTCNSIVPLESLDLLKRVVVNKRRRAEESEDDEKNKRNKVKRKYDKRHFIDQDTKGKLASNSMFSVSTTSRKNLHQRRSKQRGRALLVRGSNQESEADDDDYVPYVWKRTVLSWMIDMGVLPINGKVKYMNQLKTKTKLKGQITRQGINCSCCSKSFPVSKFELHAGSRVVQLQPMQNIFLEDGETSLFNCQIEAWKKQDESERRGFYTIDVTGDDPNDDTCGICSDGGSLICCDGCPSTFHLSCLGIEKLPPGDWHCTNCCCRYCGRISTDPSGESDATVSLILSCHQCEAKYHEDCIPDKESISATSKKSTISFCGQSCRKIFRGLQKILGTKNEIEAGFSWSIVRRFDEDSSISPIRSRQMVECNSMIAVSLAVMDECFLPIVDQRSGINLIHNVVYNCGSNFSRLNYRGFYTFILERKDEIISVASVRIHGTRLAEMPFIGTRNMYRRQGMCRRLLSGIESALSSLNVEKLIIPAISELKDTWINAFGFKPLEASEKLEVRSINILVFPGTGSLQKPLLKNHSSKYYNSPTDGVGVFEHVIKHHYETKAACDSSDLSAAEANLPNLVKTMNDCRNKAEYEGENLLPSRISDESADSNIRYSLKNADVVCTNTSLEECSTSSHDEDKSQMDLTSDKKTGLIGITSDNMEKK
- the LOC122012214 gene encoding uncharacterized protein LOC122012214 isoform X2, with product MTSMEKERIAVKKIKGNGVLAMKKADESIREKKRRLILSDSESDSDDFLVSSIQADRGGAQNGDISVRGEGNEVDPMKEKADADNRKKDLRSDVVKQNEDVAVTDKKGVAEAELARKSMRESADAEFPSTKLKESWELERRKRSLIGGSEAKTSISHTVDDETRINEDEDVGSKTLIPAQRKKGGVIENQALSNSQKNGKLATEKLKLIESSENVRLHMTDRRSNAAGDRRAKIGISRSKDGILMEERKAGVLRVLPSNKKVDGLENHSKRKYEDISTDINASSVATYGAVKQPSLSHCRRFDGNSSLGATVSRNETRKPKKDVLEKSEFSEPETEQKIVSPKRETKDRTDISKSETGLRTKSSCRAGTSFKTKQFSKDATVSRSTEKQKLRDQIKGILLNAGWTIDLRPRRGRKYEDSVYIPPEGHGGYWSITKAYAVYQERLNRKGNVEGEISRSGNSRTPSTCNSIVPLESLDLLKRVVVNKRRRAEESEDDEKNKRNKVKRKYDKRHFIDQDTKGKLASNSMFSVSTTSRKNLHQRRSKQRGRALLVRGSNQESEADDDDYVPYVWKRTVLSWMIDMGVLPINGKVKYMNQLKTKTKLKGQITRQGINCSCCSKSFPVSKFELHAGSRVVQLQPMQNIFLEDGETSLFNCQIEAWKKQDESERRGFYTIDVTGDDPNDDTCGICSDGGSLICCDGCPSTFHLSCLGIEKLPPGDWHCTNCCCRYCGRISTDPSGESDATVSLILSCHQCEAKYHEDCIPDKESISATSKKSTISFCGQSCRKIFRGLQKILGTKNEIEAGFSWSIVRRFDEDSSISPIRSRQMVECNSMIAVSLAVMDECFLPIVDQRSGINLIHNVVYNCGYCQYPGTTRLRSEWTKFPLLEMIQNGTYINLKFLLYYFR
- the LOC122012214 gene encoding uncharacterized protein LOC122012214 isoform X3, with translation MTSMEKERIAVKKIKGNGVLAMKKADESIREKKRRLILSDSESDSDDFLVSSIQADRGGAQNGDISVRGEGNEVDPMKEKADADNRKKDLRSDVVKQNEDVAVTDKKGVAEAELARKSMRESADAEFPSTKLKESWELERRKRSLIGGSEAKTSISHTVDDETRINEDEDVGSKTLIPAQRKKGGVIENQALSNSQKNGKLATEKLKLIESSENVRLHMTDRRSNAAGDRRAKIGISRSKDGILMEERKAGVLRVLPSNKKVDGLENHSKRKYEDISTDINASSVATYGAVKQPSLSHCRRFDGNSSLGATVSRNETRKPKKDVLEKSEFSEPETEQKIVSPKRETKDRTDISKSETGLRTKSSCRAGTSFKTKQFSKDATVSRSTEKQKLRDQIKGILLNAGWTIDLRPRRGRKYEDSVYIPPEGHGGYWSITKAYAVYQERLNRKGNVEGEISRSGNSRTPSTCNSIVPLESLDLLKRVVVNKRRRAEESEDDEKNKRNKVKRKYDKRHFIDQDTKGKLASNSMFSVSTTSRKNLHQRRSKQRGRALLVRGSNQESEADDDDYVPYVWKRTVLSWMIDMGVLPINGKVKYMNQLKTKTKLKGQITRQGINCSCCSKSFPVSKFELHAGSRVVQLQPMQNIFLEDGETSLFNCQIEAWKKQDESERRGFYTIDVTGDDPNDDTCGICSDGGSLICCDGCPSTFHLSCLGIEKLPPGDWHCTNCCCRYCGRISTDPSGESDATVSLILSCHQCEAKYHEDCIPDKESISATSKKSTISFCGQSCRKIFRGLQKILGTKNEIEAGFSWSIVRRFDEDSSISPIRSRQMVECNSMIAVSLAVMDECFLPIVDQRSGINLIHNVVYNCGLGACLRKEGIDPGPNGSGSPNWHNGPIFGW
- the LOC122012214 gene encoding uncharacterized protein LOC122012214 isoform X4, with product MTSMEKERIAVKKIKGNGVLAMKKADESIREKKRRLILSDSESDSDDFLVSSIQADRGGAQNGDISVRGEGNEVDPMKEKADADNRKKDLRSDVVKQNEDVAVTDKKGVAEAELARKSMRESADAEFPSTKLKESWELERRKRSLIGGSEAKTSISHTVDDETRINEDEDVGSKTLIPAQRKKGGVIENQALSNSQKNGKLATEKLKLIESSENVRLHMTDRRSNAAGDRRAKIGISRSKDGILMEERKAGVLRVLPSNKKVDGLENHSKRKYEDISTDINASSVATYGAVKQPSLSHCRRFDGNSSLGATVSRNETRKPKKDVLEKSEFSEPETEQKIVSPKRETKDRTDISKSETGLRTKSSCRAGTSFKTKQFSKDATVSRSTEKQKLRDQIKGILLNAGWTIDLRPRRGRKYEDSVYIPPEGHGGYWSITKAYAVYQERLNRKGNVEGEISRSGNSRTPSTCNSIVPLESLDLLKRVVVNKRRRAEESEDDEKNKRNKVKRKYDKRHFIDQDTKGKLASNSMFSVSTTSRKNLHQRRSKQRGRALLVRGSNQESEADDDDYVPYVWKRTVLSWMIDMGVLPINGKVKYMNQLKTKTKLKGQITRQGINCSCCSKSFPVSKFELHAGSRVVQLQPMQNIFLEDGETSLFNCQIEAWKKQDESERRGFYTIDVTGDDPNDDTCGICSDGGSLICCDGCPSTFHLSCLGIEKLPPGDWHCTNCCCRYCGRISTDPSGESDATVSLILSCHQCEAKYHEDCIPDKESISATSKKSTISFCGQSCRKIFRGLQKILGTKNEIEAGFSWSIVRRFDEDSSISPIRSRQMVECNSMIAVSLAVMDECFLPIVDQRSGINLIHNVVYNCGCHHVEFFDKQASEVGSSNLTSTPDAGSF